The Labilibaculum sp. sequence AAGGCTCCAAATGGATAATAAAAGAACTAATTCTGTGGTACAAATCCAGACGAAATCCCTTTTCGGAATGAAGTCCTTCTATATTTTGATTCGTGGCAGCAATGATTCTTGTGTCAAATGGAATTTCGATATTGGAACCAACTTTCATGATTTTCCGATCTTCTAAGACCCTTAAAAATTTGGTTTGAAGATTCAGTTGCATGTCTCCAATTTCATCCAAAAAAAGAGTCCCTTTATTTGCCGCTTCAAACCATCCTACTTTAGATGCGGAAGCTCCGGTAAACGCTCCTTTGGTGTGTCCGAAAAATTCACTTTCAAAAAGTGACTCCGGAATAGCACTGCAATTTACTGCATAAAAATAATTCTCCTTTCTACTGCTTAAATAATGAATGGCTCGAGCTACCAACTCCTTACCCGTTCCACTTTCGCCCGTTATAAGCACCGAAGTATTCTCTGTTTTAGCAACTTTTCCAATGAGGTTAATTAAATTCTTCATCTGCGGACTATCTCCGATAATTTCGTATCCCATAGCCTTATAAAACTCTTCTGAAATAATAGAATAGTTTCGTTTAACTTCTGACAAGCTTTTTTTTAGGTGGACGAACTTTTTTGTTCGTTCGATCGCACTTTCGACGTCACGCAAGCGAAATGGTTTTGTGAAAAAATCTGAGGCTCCCAAACGCATCGAATGAATAACAGAATCCATCTCACTGTATCCACTAATCATGATTACTTCGATTTCTGGAAAATCGTGCTTAACTTTTTCCAAAACATTCAAGCCATTCATTTCAGGCAAATTAACATCAACAATAGCTATATGAATCTCATTTTTATCCATAATATCAAAAGCTTCTGAAGGACTTCCGGCTTTAAATATTCTAAAATTAGGATCAATTAGAAATTCTTCCAATTCATCACGAACCAGCTTCTCATCATCTAAAATCAATATTCTTAAATTACTTATAGATACCATATGAAGTGGACTTTACTAATGATTAATTATTTTCAAATTTGATTGCTTGTTTTGAATTCTCAAATTCAAAAGGCAATATCAATTTCATTTCGGTAAATTCGTTTTTTCTGCTGCTAACTGTAATTTGCCCATTCATTTTCTGTACTATTCCTTTACTAATATACAACCCGAGTCCTGAGCCAATACCTGATGGTTTGGTCGTAAAAAATGGTTCGAAAATATAATTGAGATTATCTGGATCAATTCCACTGCCATTATCCTTAATTGCTATTACTACATTTTTATTCACTAACTCAGCAGTAATTTTAATCCATTCAACTTTTCTCTTTGTATTTGAAGATAGATGTCTGTAGTCAATAGATTCGTAAGCATTGTTTAATATATCTACAACAACCTTCTGAAGCTTATATTTATTACCTGTTACGTATAAATCATCGGAACATGCTTCAAACGAAATCTCAACATTTTTTGTTTTGTATTGTTTCTTAATCAGGCTTATGGAATCATTAAGGAGACTTTTTATATCAATTAGCTCTTGGGTATTTTCCTTTTGAGAGGAATTATAAATACCGATTTGTGATAAGTATTTCTTGATACGATCGATGTCAGTAAATACCTGCGAACATTTTTCCCGGATGTACCCTTCATCAATATTATTCATCGATAAGCGCAGAAGAATATTATCCATAATCATCGAAATTCCAGTTAAGGGCTGATTAATCTCATTCACCATTGAGCTTGCCATTTTGCCAAGAGATTCAAGCTCCGATTTCTTTAATAATAACTGACGGTGAAAATCATTGATTCTGAGCTCTTTTTCAACTTTCTCTTTTAGCTTATTCGTTTTATCTTCAAATTCCTGCTCTTGTCGCTTTAAACCAGTTATAATATCCTTATACTCAACAGAATTATTTCCAACTTCACCATTTGTAACTATTTCCATCATTATGCCACGCACACCTTTTTTATTATTCACCAAGGTTGAATGAGCGGCCAAAACAATTCGTTTCAATGCTTGTTTTTTGGTAACAATCGACAACAATTCAAAAACAAAGCCTTTTTTTGAATTTGACAAATTCAATATTTTTTTAATTTTCTTTGTGTCCTCATCCTTAAAAAACTGAGTGAATTCTAAACCCTTAGTGTCTTTTAATTCATGACATTCAAGAAATTTACATGCGTAATCATTCAAATAGCTGATTTGGTTTTTTTCATTCAACTCAAAAATAGCCTTGTCACTGTATGCATCATTTTCAAGACTTAGACTCTCTTTAAATGTCAACTCCAAAGTTTTTTTCTGAGAAATATCTGAAACAAGACCATATAGATTAAATACATCCTCTAGTTCACGGTATTCACTGTACATCTCAATTTTGAAATGTTTAATTTCTCCATTGTTATAAATATATCGATGTTCAAACTCTATTTTTTGATTTTTTTCGGGCAGATTCAAGAGCATGCGTTCAATTACCTCCTTATCATCAACATGGGTTTTCAACTTAATTTCCTCAAAAATATTTTCTTTATCTACAGACGAAATATCATAAATTCGTAAAAACTCATCCGAACCACGAATAATTTTAGAATAAGAATCCCATTCAAAACTTCCAATTTTGGCTTTCTTTTGAATCTTCCTTAAAACACTCTCTTTCTTAACTAATGAATCTTTTAATTGCTTTCGTTCCGAAACATCACGGCCAATTGCCAAATAATGGGTATCATCAAATTCGATCTCCTTATAAATAGTCCATTCCAAACAAACGTTATTTCCCACCGAATTTATGATCTGACCTTCAAAAGTTGTTAGTTTTTTCTTACCATTCAGCTTCTCAATTCCCTGAATCAATTGCTCTCTCAAAACTAAATTAACAGAAGCCAAAGAATCTTTAGAAATGCCATCTAAAGTATAATTGAAAAAATCGGTAAATGCTTTGTTCGCAAATTCCACCCTATGCAAGCTATCCATTTTCAAAATAAGCTCCGATTGCCCCTCCAGAATAGATCGGTAATTGGATGCAAGATTTCGTAAACGCCCCTCTAACAAATCCTTCTCGTTAAGAGCGAAAGTTAACTTCTTATTCTGTGATTCAACCAATTTCCGATTGGTATATAATTCCAAAAAGATATTGATCTTATTAATTAAGATTGCATGATCAAATGGTTTCATAATAAAGTCAACACCACCGCATTTATAGGCCTTTGATTCACTTTGTTTATCTAAAAATATTGCTGTTAAAAAAATTATTGGTGTTGATTTATTCACATGACCACTTCGAATTTTTTGAGCAAGTAAAAATCCATCCATCTGTGGCATTTGAACATCAAGAATGATAAGAGCATATTCCTTATTCTCGATATCCTGCAAAGCTTTTATTGGTGATTGAATTAACTCTAGGTCAACATGCAACTTTCCCAACAAGGCTTTTAGTAATTCCAAGTTTTCGGCACGGTCATCAACAATCAATAATTGGGGTGTAAAATCCAATTCCATAGGTTTCGAGTTAGTGGCACACACTTTAAAAGAAAAAAAATACCCTCACAGGGCACTATTTATTCCATACTAAGATTGTTTAATCAAAATTAAAGCTAATGCACCAAAAAATCAACCTCTTTATGATTAAAGGTAACTTAACGTACTTAGGAATACATATAACAGTGGCTAACTATCCGAAAACGGCTATTAAGAGTTTGATAATTTGCAACTTGAAAATGAATTAAGAGTAGCGCGTAAAGTTGGAAAATCGAACATAAACCCTGAATTTACAAGGCGTTCAGGAACAACTCTCTGGCCTGAAAGAAGAACATTTGAACCTTCCCCCAAAAGGACTCTGAGAATTGATGCAGGAACATGAAAAAATGCAGGTCTATTTAAAAAAGAACTAAGTGCTTTGGTATAGTCCCGATTCGTAATTAATTCAGGAGCTGTTAGATTGTACGTTCCCTCCATTTCTTTATTTAAAATAACATAAGAATAGGCATTAATAAGATCTTTTATATGAATAAACGGAAATGCTTGATTTCCATTTCCCAACTTACCGCCTAAAGCATACCGAAAAATTGGCAGAGCTTTTGCCAAAGCCCCTCCTTTGTCGCTCAAAACAACACCTAAGCGAAAAATTACTGTTCGAACAGCTTGTTTTTTTACCTCATTGGCAGCCTTTTCCCAATCAATACAAAGTTCACCTAAGAAATCATTCGAAAATTTTGTACTATACTCGTTGTGTGTATGTTTGGGGTCGTAAATCCCCACTGCGGAAGTTGAAATAAATAACTTAGGTTTAATTTCCATCAAACCAATTGCATTGCTCAGATTTTTAGTTGTGGTAATGCGGCTACTACGCAGGATTTGTTTGTTTTTGGGATTCCACCTGCAAATTACAGAAGCACCGGAAAGATGAATAATAACTTCGCAAGATTTAATAAAACTGCAAAGATCCTGAACATTTCCGTAAAGGAGTTTTCTTGGAATTAAAAGAATATCAGCATTAAAATCACCTCTTAATTTTTCTGTTAAATGAGAACCAATTAAACCTGATCCCCCGGTAATTCCAATTTTCATTTCTTTGAATTTAAATGATAAAACTTGAAAAATCTCCCTCCAAAAATTTTCGTAATTCGTTTGTTGTAATCCTCACCTTAATATTCCCTCCCATAACATACGATATGTTTCCTGTTTCCTCAGAGACTGTTATTACATGAGAGTCGGTTGCCTGAGTCATTCCAATCGCTGCCCGATGTCTTAATCCGAGGCTGCCCGGAATATTTGTATCATCCGTAACAGGCAATATACATCGTGCTGCAAGTATTCTATTATTAGCCCAAATAACAGCCCCGTCGTGAAGAGGTGAATTTTTAAAAAAAATAGTTTCCAAAAGGTTTTTTGATACCCTTGCTTTTAAAATTTGTCCTGTATCCGCATAATTTTGTAAATCCATATTTTTTGCGATTACAATCAGAGCACCAGTTTTCGTTTTTGACATGTGTTCACATGCGCTAACAACTGATCTGATTTCGATATCCGGAATTCCTCTTTCATCAAGAGCAAACCAATTATTCAAATTAAACTTCTGGCTCACATTATATCTGGTTCCAAGCAAAAGAAGAAACCTCCTGATTTCCTGTTGAAATACAATAATTAATGCAATTACCCCCACTCCAATAAACTGCCCAAGAATACTACTTAACAATTCCATATTTAGGGCACGGACCAACAACCACATTAGATAAAAAAGAGACAACCCAACAAATATATTGATAGCAACAGTTCCTTTGATTAACATGTAAACCTGATAAAGTAAAAAGGCAACCAGTAAAATATCAAGAATATCAAAAAGTCCAAGTGTAATAAATGCTGCGGTCATTTTTTTTCTATTAAATTCAGTATGTTAACAAAATTACAATTTTATTGGACATATTACTGCAATGAGGATTTGATCTTTGAATACAGCTTTACGCATTCAACAGCTTCTTTCACATCGTGTACTCTCAGAATATCCGCTCCCTGATCCAATGCCATCATATTCAACGCAGTAGTGCCATTCAAACTCGTAGACGGGTCCCCACCTAAAAATTTATAAATCATCGACTTACGCGACACACCAATCAATATTGGCAAGTCAAGCTGCTTAAATTCCTGTAAATTAGCTATAATTTCATAATTATGATCCAACGTTTTCCCAAATCCAAAACCGGGATCAATAATAATGTCTTTGGCTCCGAATTCATTCAAACCTTTAATCTGCGATCGAAAAAAAGCAAGCATGTCATTCACTAAATGATGATAAACCGGATTTTGCTGCATTGTTTGGGGCGTTCCCTTGATATGCATCATGATATATGGAACTTTTAGTTCTCCAATAACAGAGAACATTTTATCATCCATCGTTCCTCCTGAGATATCATTAATAATGCAGGCTCCAAAATCGGTGACAGTTCTTTTAGCTACTTCCGCTCTAAAAGTATCGATAGACAATAAACAATTTGGAAATTCCTTTCGAATACATTCTACTGCCGGAAGCATTCTGAGAATTTCTTCCTCAGCTGAAACATCTGCAGCACCAGGACGAGTAGAGTAAGCCCCAAGATCAATAATTTCAGCTCCTTCGGACAAAATTTGCTCGCTTCGTTTCAAAATGGCTGTTTTGTTAAGATAAGAACCGCCATCATAAAATGAGTCGGGAGTGAGATTCAGAATCCCCATAACCAAAGGCTTTTCAAAATTTATTGACCGATCCCCACACTTAATAGAAAGATTATCGCTGTTAAAACAATTTGTTTTGTAATTTTGCATCACCGTTTTTTTTGAACAAATTTCGAAGCAAAAGTAAAATAAAATACCATGTCTTAAGCTATTTTCTTACTTTTACAAAGGAAATTTCTAACACTAATTATGAATAAAACAGACCAACAGTACAATTCGATTATTAAAATCTGTACAGATATCTTCACAAAAAAAATGCACGATTACGGGACCGCCTGGAGAATTCTTCGTCCAAGTTCCATAACCGATCAAATATACATTAAAGCACAGCGGATAAGAAGTCTTGAGATCAAAGGAGTAAGCAAAATAGAGGATAATATCCGGGATGAGTTTATCGGAATTGTAAATTATGCCATTATGGGCATTATACAACTGGAACTTGGACCCTCTGAGGAAGAGCTCGCTAATGAAAAAGCTCTTGAGTTGTATTCTAAATATTTTGCTGAAGCCAAAGAATTAATGGAAGCCAAAAATCACGATTACGATGAAGCTTGGCGAAGCATGAGGGTAAGCTCGTATACAGACTTAATCCTGATGAAAATTAACAGAACCAAGCAAATTGAAGATCTGCAAGGGAAAACATTAATATCAGAAGGTATTGATGCCAACTATTTCGATATGATTAACTACGCGGTTTTTGGATTAATTAAAATTGAGTTCGAAAACGCCTAATATGATTCATTGAATTATGAGAGTATTACAATTTGTAAGTCGTCTTTTTGTTGGTCTTATTTTTATCTTCTCCGGATTTGTAAAAGCTGTTGATCCTATGGGATCTACCTTCAAGTTTACAGATTATTTTCTGGCCTTTGGCACAGATGCTTTAAAAGAGATTGCTTTTCCTCTTGCAATTCTTTTATCTACTCTCGAATTCACCCTTGGGATGGCCTTGATATTCAACAGCAGAAAAAATATTACCGCATGGTTGGCACTCCTGTTTATGCTTTTTTTCACCCCTCTTACATTTATTTTAGCAATTCAAAATCCTGTAACCGACTGCGGATGTTTTGGAGATGCATTGGTTCTAAGCAATTGGGAAACGTTCTGGAAAAACATTGTAATTCTTGCGTTCACTTTAGTGATCTTTTTAAGAAGGAAAAAGGATGAAAATCAGCATCCAATTTGGGAACAAAATTTACTGATTGGATTCGCCCTTATTGTTTCCGTATGGATCTCAACCTACTCTTATCGTCATT is a genomic window containing:
- a CDS encoding sigma-54 dependent transcriptional regulator; translation: MVSISNLRILILDDEKLVRDELEEFLIDPNFRIFKAGSPSEAFDIMDKNEIHIAIVDVNLPEMNGLNVLEKVKHDFPEIEVIMISGYSEMDSVIHSMRLGASDFFTKPFRLRDVESAIERTKKFVHLKKSLSEVKRNYSIISEEFYKAMGYEIIGDSPQMKNLINLIGKVAKTENTSVLITGESGTGKELVARAIHYLSSRKENYFYAVNCSAIPESLFESEFFGHTKGAFTGASASKVGWFEAANKGTLFLDEIGDMQLNLQTKFLRVLEDRKIMKVGSNIEIPFDTRIIAATNQNIEGLHSEKGFRLDLYHRISSFIIHLEPLRNRKEDIPLLLDYFVKYFNRVMGKSINEIDGAVIRRLLSYEFPGNVRELKNMVERAVIICDMNRLSLSHFQLTHPKEEKRKINFSSDENLDLELVEMDCIRKALERSNNNKSKAADLLNITWQSLDRRIKKYKIEL
- a CDS encoding response regulator → MELDFTPQLLIVDDRAENLELLKALLGKLHVDLELIQSPIKALQDIENKEYALIILDVQMPQMDGFLLAQKIRSGHVNKSTPIIFLTAIFLDKQSESKAYKCGGVDFIMKPFDHAILINKINIFLELYTNRKLVESQNKKLTFALNEKDLLEGRLRNLASNYRSILEGQSELILKMDSLHRVEFANKAFTDFFNYTLDGISKDSLASVNLVLREQLIQGIEKLNGKKKLTTFEGQIINSVGNNVCLEWTIYKEIEFDDTHYLAIGRDVSERKQLKDSLVKKESVLRKIQKKAKIGSFEWDSYSKIIRGSDEFLRIYDISSVDKENIFEEIKLKTHVDDKEVIERMLLNLPEKNQKIEFEHRYIYNNGEIKHFKIEMYSEYRELEDVFNLYGLVSDISQKKTLELTFKESLSLENDAYSDKAIFELNEKNQISYLNDYACKFLECHELKDTKGLEFTQFFKDEDTKKIKKILNLSNSKKGFVFELLSIVTKKQALKRIVLAAHSTLVNNKKGVRGIMMEIVTNGEVGNNSVEYKDIITGLKRQEQEFEDKTNKLKEKVEKELRINDFHRQLLLKKSELESLGKMASSMVNEINQPLTGISMIMDNILLRLSMNNIDEGYIREKCSQVFTDIDRIKKYLSQIGIYNSSQKENTQELIDIKSLLNDSISLIKKQYKTKNVEISFEACSDDLYVTGNKYKLQKVVVDILNNAYESIDYRHLSSNTKRKVEWIKITAELVNKNVVIAIKDNGSGIDPDNLNYIFEPFFTTKPSGIGSGLGLYISKGIVQKMNGQITVSSRKNEFTEMKLILPFEFENSKQAIKFENN
- a CDS encoding TIGR01777 family oxidoreductase; translation: MKIGITGGSGLIGSHLTEKLRGDFNADILLIPRKLLYGNVQDLCSFIKSCEVIIHLSGASVICRWNPKNKQILRSSRITTTKNLSNAIGLMEIKPKLFISTSAVGIYDPKHTHNEYSTKFSNDFLGELCIDWEKAANEVKKQAVRTVIFRLGVVLSDKGGALAKALPIFRYALGGKLGNGNQAFPFIHIKDLINAYSYVILNKEMEGTYNLTAPELITNRDYTKALSSFLNRPAFFHVPASILRVLLGEGSNVLLSGQRVVPERLVNSGFMFDFPTLRATLNSFSSCKLSNS
- the cdaA gene encoding diadenylate cyclase CdaA; the encoded protein is MTAAFITLGLFDILDILLVAFLLYQVYMLIKGTVAINIFVGLSLFYLMWLLVRALNMELLSSILGQFIGVGVIALIIVFQQEIRRFLLLLGTRYNVSQKFNLNNWFALDERGIPDIEIRSVVSACEHMSKTKTGALIVIAKNMDLQNYADTGQILKARVSKNLLETIFFKNSPLHDGAVIWANNRILAARCILPVTDDTNIPGSLGLRHRAAIGMTQATDSHVITVSEETGNISYVMGGNIKVRITTNELRKFLEGDFSSFII
- the folP gene encoding dihydropteroate synthase, producing the protein MQNYKTNCFNSDNLSIKCGDRSINFEKPLVMGILNLTPDSFYDGGSYLNKTAILKRSEQILSEGAEIIDLGAYSTRPGAADVSAEEEILRMLPAVECIRKEFPNCLLSIDTFRAEVAKRTVTDFGACIINDISGGTMDDKMFSVIGELKVPYIMMHIKGTPQTMQQNPVYHHLVNDMLAFFRSQIKGLNEFGAKDIIIDPGFGFGKTLDHNYEIIANLQEFKQLDLPILIGVSRKSMIYKFLGGDPSTSLNGTTALNMMALDQGADILRVHDVKEAVECVKLYSKIKSSLQ
- a CDS encoding DUF1599 domain-containing protein, with the protein product MNKTDQQYNSIIKICTDIFTKKMHDYGTAWRILRPSSITDQIYIKAQRIRSLEIKGVSKIEDNIRDEFIGIVNYAIMGIIQLELGPSEEELANEKALELYSKYFAEAKELMEAKNHDYDEAWRSMRVSSYTDLILMKINRTKQIEDLQGKTLISEGIDANYFDMINYAVFGLIKIEFENA